A genomic region of Pseudomonas sp. MPC6 contains the following coding sequences:
- a CDS encoding MDR family MFS transporter encodes MTNLNQPDTPKPAIRSVLIALMLAIFLGALDQTIVAVSMPAISAQFKDVSLLAWVISGYMVAMTVAVPIYGKLGDLYGRRKLMLFGMGLFTLASLFCGLAQNMEHLVLARIVQGIGAGGMISVSQAIIGDIVPPRERGRYQGYFSSMYAVASVAGPVLGGYLTEYLSWRWVFLINLPLGLGAWLVANHTLVGLPVPQRKPIIDYFGTLLMIIGLTALLLGITEVGQGHAWRSAEVMGLLACSVVVLGLFVWQERRAREPLLPMHLFANRNAILCWCTIFFTSFQAISLIVLMPLRFQSVTGAGADSAALHLLPLAIGLPIGAYFAGRRTSVTGRYKPMILTGALLMPVSILGMAFSPPQAFLWSSLFMLLCGIASGMQFPTSLVGTQNAVDQRDIGVATSTTNLFRSLGGAVGVALMSALLLALLQDSGFAHLAGSSIVAEGSSGNVLLDGLNAAPGDAQNALRAELLLTFRHLLMVSAAVSLLGLAAAIAMPNRVLRGRGDKVR; translated from the coding sequence GTGACCAACCTCAACCAGCCTGATACGCCCAAGCCGGCCATTCGCAGCGTGTTGATCGCCCTGATGCTGGCCATATTTCTCGGCGCGCTGGACCAGACCATCGTCGCCGTTTCAATGCCAGCCATCTCCGCGCAATTCAAGGACGTCAGCCTGTTGGCCTGGGTCATTTCCGGCTACATGGTGGCGATGACCGTTGCAGTGCCGATCTACGGCAAATTGGGCGATCTGTACGGCCGCCGCAAATTGATGCTGTTCGGCATGGGCTTGTTCACGCTGGCTTCGCTGTTTTGCGGCCTGGCCCAGAACATGGAGCATCTGGTGCTGGCGCGGATTGTTCAGGGCATCGGTGCGGGCGGGATGATTTCGGTCAGCCAGGCAATCATCGGCGATATCGTTCCACCCCGGGAACGCGGACGCTATCAGGGCTACTTCAGCAGTATGTACGCGGTGGCCAGCGTCGCCGGTCCGGTGCTCGGTGGCTACCTGACCGAATACCTGTCCTGGCGCTGGGTGTTTCTGATCAATCTGCCGCTGGGCCTGGGCGCGTGGCTGGTGGCCAATCACACATTGGTGGGGCTGCCGGTGCCGCAGCGCAAACCGATCATCGATTACTTCGGCACGTTATTGATGATCATCGGTTTGACCGCCTTGTTGCTGGGCATCACCGAGGTCGGCCAGGGCCATGCCTGGCGCAGTGCCGAAGTAATGGGCCTGCTCGCCTGCTCGGTCGTGGTCCTGGGGTTGTTTGTCTGGCAAGAGCGTCGGGCGCGGGAGCCGTTGCTGCCGATGCACCTGTTCGCCAACCGCAATGCGATCCTGTGCTGGTGCACGATTTTCTTCACCAGTTTCCAGGCGATCTCGCTGATTGTGCTGATGCCACTGCGCTTTCAAAGCGTCACCGGGGCCGGGGCCGACAGCGCCGCACTGCACCTGCTGCCATTGGCCATAGGCTTGCCGATCGGGGCGTATTTCGCCGGGCGCCGAACCTCGGTGACCGGACGTTACAAACCGATGATCCTGACGGGAGCCCTGCTCATGCCGGTTTCGATCCTGGGCATGGCATTCAGTCCGCCCCAGGCCTTTTTGTGGAGCAGCCTGTTCATGTTGCTCTGCGGTATCGCCTCCGGCATGCAGTTCCCGACGTCGTTGGTGGGGACGCAAAACGCGGTGGATCAGCGCGACATCGGAGTGGCCACCAGCACCACCAACCTGTTCCGCTCGCTGGGCGGCGCCGTGGGTGTGGCGTTGATGTCGGCACTGTTGCTGGCGCTGTTGCAGGATTCGGGTTTCGCCCACCTCGCAGGCTCGTCAATAGTCGCCGAGGGCAGTTCGGGGAATGTCTTGCTGGACGGTTTGAACGCTGCACCGGGGGATGCGCAGAATGCCTTGCGGGCGGAGTTGCTGCTGACTTTCCGGCATTTGCTGATGGTCAGTGCGGCGGTGTCGCTGCTGGGGCTGGCCGCGGCGATTGCCATGCCGAACAGGGTGTTGCGGGGGCGGGGGGATAAGGTTCGGTAG
- a CDS encoding helix-turn-helix domain-containing protein, with translation MNKPDLPSIPVFKLYGESLDWPTPDLLHCETISKRSREHQWEIKPHRHADLCQLLFVFKGQAELEIEGKRTQLTEPAIQVLPPLSVHGFRFSEDVEGFVVTLAAPLVAHLQAQLGNAVNALAQAESYPAGKDGEYLNSLFAALQNEYTGHQPAREMLMHSLVSVIMVWVSRQVLERRCASQRPQRAREYLNGFIQLVEETYRQHVKVEDLAHRLGISVSHLNGTCRELAGQPALQIMHERQLLEAKRLLTYTSMTIYEMSDVLGFSDPTNFTRLFRRRLGISPKAFRDRLKADQGNGT, from the coding sequence ATGAACAAGCCTGACCTGCCTTCGATTCCAGTGTTCAAGCTCTACGGTGAAAGCCTGGACTGGCCGACCCCGGACTTGCTGCACTGTGAAACCATTTCCAAGCGCAGCCGCGAACACCAATGGGAAATCAAACCCCACCGTCACGCCGATTTATGCCAGTTGCTCTTCGTATTCAAAGGTCAGGCCGAGCTTGAAATCGAAGGCAAACGTACGCAACTGACTGAACCGGCGATCCAGGTCCTGCCACCGCTGTCGGTGCACGGCTTTCGCTTTTCCGAGGACGTCGAAGGGTTTGTCGTCACCCTCGCCGCACCGCTGGTCGCCCATCTGCAGGCGCAACTGGGCAATGCGGTCAACGCCCTGGCCCAGGCGGAAAGTTATCCGGCGGGCAAGGACGGCGAGTACCTCAACAGCCTGTTTGCCGCGCTGCAGAACGAGTACACCGGCCATCAACCGGCACGCGAGATGCTCATGCATTCGCTGGTCAGCGTGATCATGGTGTGGGTGAGCCGTCAGGTGCTTGAGCGCCGCTGCGCCAGCCAGCGTCCGCAGCGAGCCCGGGAATACCTCAACGGTTTTATTCAGTTGGTGGAAGAAACCTACCGCCAGCACGTCAAGGTCGAGGACCTGGCGCATCGCCTGGGGATTTCCGTGTCCCACCTCAACGGCACGTGCCGTGAGCTGGCGGGGCAACCGGCGTTGCAGATCATGCACGAACGTCAATTGCTGGAGGCCAAGCGCTTGCTGACCTACACCAGCATGACCATTTATGAAATGTCCGACGTATTGGGGTTTTCCGATCCGACCAACTTCACGCGCCTGTTCCGCCGCCGGCTGGGAATCTCGCCCAAGGCGTTTCGCGACCGCTTGAAGGCCGATCAGGGCAACGGGACCTGA
- a CDS encoding LysR family transcriptional regulator, translated as MDRLQAMRVFVTVVDLGSQSAAADHLDLSRPVVSRYLAQLEDWVGARLMHRTTRKLSLTAAGSEILPRCRQMLDLSTDMQAAVSEPDDAPRGLLRISVSTSFGQAQLADAMAAYVKRYPGVSIDMQMLDRTVNLVDERIDLAIRTSNDLDPNLIARRLTVCRSVICASPAYLLEYPTPLRVEDLSQHNCLTHSYFGKSLWHFEEDGEQVSVPVQGNISANEASTLLRAAMAGAGVAMLPSYQAGVHIHSGELIRLLPHAEPRQMNVYAVYTSRKHMPATLRSMLDFLVLRFPEEPAWDIGL; from the coding sequence ATGGATCGTCTACAAGCAATGCGGGTCTTCGTCACGGTGGTCGACCTCGGCAGCCAGTCAGCCGCCGCCGATCACCTGGACCTGTCACGGCCGGTGGTTTCGCGCTATCTGGCGCAGCTGGAGGATTGGGTCGGCGCACGCCTGATGCACCGCACCACGCGCAAGTTGAGCCTGACCGCCGCCGGCAGTGAAATCCTGCCCCGTTGTCGGCAAATGCTCGACCTGTCCACGGACATGCAAGCCGCCGTCAGCGAACCGGACGATGCACCGCGCGGCCTGCTGCGGATCAGCGTCAGCACTTCATTTGGTCAGGCACAACTGGCGGATGCCATGGCCGCTTACGTCAAACGTTACCCCGGCGTCAGCATCGACATGCAGATGCTCGACCGCACGGTGAACCTGGTGGATGAGCGCATTGATTTGGCGATTCGCACCAGCAACGACCTGGACCCGAACCTGATCGCGCGGCGCCTGACGGTCTGCCGCTCCGTGATCTGCGCCTCCCCCGCTTATCTGCTCGAATACCCGACGCCGCTGCGGGTCGAGGATCTGAGCCAGCACAATTGCCTGACCCACTCCTACTTCGGCAAAAGCCTCTGGCATTTCGAGGAGGACGGTGAGCAGGTTTCAGTGCCGGTACAGGGCAACATCAGCGCCAACGAAGCCAGTACCCTGTTGCGCGCGGCGATGGCCGGTGCCGGGGTGGCGATGCTCCCCAGTTATCAGGCCGGCGTGCATATCCACAGCGGCGAACTGATCCGCCTGCTGCCCCACGCCGAACCCCGGCAGATGAATGTTTACGCGGTGTACACCTCACGCAAACACATGCCGGCGACACTGCGCAGCATGCTGGATTTTCTGGTCCTCAGATTTCCGGAAGAGCCTGCGTGGGATATCGGCCTGTAA
- a CDS encoding LysR substrate-binding domain-containing protein translates to MKRLPPLPALHTFLITAQCCNFTRAAEQLYITQGAVSRQIAGLEDHLGYELFVRQARGLDLTAEGREWLPRVQQIFGLIDEAVEQIGEKRETLQLKAPTCVMRWLLPRLLQWQRERPDVPVELTTTVKHGVDFHREQFDAAVVYGVPPDTSLASHRLFDEQLTPVCSKPLLEGPVPLMTPEDLEQHMLLHPTRDERDWKAWLATADVRLSNVGKGQHFETLDLAMSMASQGTGVAIGDWSLIGDDLSAGRLVMPFELKVKTGLAYYLVFPEKPGPSPKLRELMGWLVEQAQAR, encoded by the coding sequence ATGAAACGATTGCCTCCCCTGCCGGCGCTGCACACTTTCCTGATCACCGCGCAGTGCTGCAACTTCACCCGGGCCGCCGAGCAGCTGTACATCACCCAAGGCGCGGTGAGTCGGCAGATCGCCGGGCTGGAAGATCATCTGGGATATGAACTGTTCGTTCGCCAGGCCAGGGGCCTCGATCTCACGGCCGAAGGACGGGAGTGGCTGCCACGGGTCCAGCAGATTTTCGGCTTGATCGACGAGGCGGTGGAGCAGATCGGAGAGAAGCGCGAAACCTTGCAACTCAAGGCCCCGACCTGTGTCATGCGCTGGTTGTTGCCGCGGTTGTTGCAGTGGCAACGGGAACGTCCGGATGTGCCGGTAGAACTGACCACCACGGTCAAGCATGGGGTGGATTTTCATCGCGAACAGTTCGATGCGGCCGTGGTGTACGGCGTGCCACCGGACACCTCACTGGCGTCCCATCGGCTGTTTGACGAACAACTGACGCCGGTCTGCTCCAAGCCGTTGCTCGAAGGTCCGGTGCCGCTGATGACGCCGGAGGATCTGGAGCAGCACATGCTGCTGCACCCGACCCGGGATGAACGGGATTGGAAAGCCTGGCTGGCCACTGCGGATGTTCGCTTGAGCAATGTCGGCAAGGGTCAGCATTTCGAAACGCTGGACCTGGCGATGTCGATGGCGTCCCAGGGGACAGGCGTGGCGATCGGGGATTGGTCGTTGATTGGCGATGACTTGAGTGCCGGGCGGCTGGTCATGCCGTTTGAATTGAAGGTCAAGACGGGGTTGGCGTATTACCTGGTTTTCCCGGAAAAACCCGGGCCTTCGCCGAAGTTGCGTGAGTTGATGGGGTGGTTAGTGGAACAGGCTCAGGCGCGGTGA
- a CDS encoding MBL fold metallo-hydrolase: MIGFTSLKRILLATATLGFAAHAAAASTLTLDVYNPGDKAIFPVTSVLVSGEKDAILVDAQFGKSQAEQVVEKIRASGKQLTTIYISHGDPDYYFGLDTLTAAFPNAKVLASQPTVDHIQKTVDGKLAFWGPKMGADVPAKTIVPQVLKGDSLMLEGQKLQVVGLEGKQPDRTFVWIPSIKAVVGGVVVAQNIHVWMADTQTPQSHADWLTTLHAIETLKPKTIVPGHYLGESARSLAAVKFTADYIKAFDEETAKAKDAAELIGAMKKRYPKLGEESSLELSAKVAKGEMKW; the protein is encoded by the coding sequence ATGATCGGTTTCACCTCTCTCAAGCGCATTTTGCTGGCCACCGCCACCCTCGGATTCGCCGCCCACGCTGCGGCAGCGTCGACCCTGACCCTGGACGTTTACAACCCCGGCGACAAGGCGATCTTCCCGGTGACCTCGGTGTTGGTCAGCGGCGAGAAAGACGCGATTTTGGTGGATGCCCAATTTGGCAAATCCCAGGCCGAGCAAGTGGTCGAAAAGATCCGCGCCAGCGGCAAGCAACTGACCACCATCTACATCAGCCACGGTGACCCGGATTACTACTTCGGCCTCGACACCCTGACCGCCGCATTCCCCAACGCCAAAGTGCTCGCCTCGCAGCCGACCGTGGACCACATCCAGAAAACCGTAGACGGCAAGCTGGCGTTCTGGGGGCCGAAAATGGGCGCCGACGTACCGGCCAAAACCATCGTGCCGCAGGTACTCAAAGGCGACAGCCTGATGCTCGAAGGGCAGAAATTGCAGGTGGTGGGGCTTGAGGGCAAGCAGCCGGATCGCACTTTTGTCTGGATTCCGTCGATCAAGGCTGTGGTCGGTGGCGTGGTCGTCGCGCAAAACATCCACGTGTGGATGGCCGACACCCAGACGCCGCAGTCCCACGCCGATTGGCTGACCACGCTGCACGCCATCGAAACCCTGAAGCCGAAAACCATTGTGCCGGGTCATTACCTCGGTGAAAGCGCCCGCTCCCTGGCCGCCGTGAAGTTCACCGCCGATTACATCAAGGCCTTCGACGAAGAAACCGCCAAGGCAAAGGATGCTGCCGAGCTGATCGGCGCGATGAAAAAACGCTACCCGAAGCTGGGTGAAGAAAGCTCGCTTGAACTGAGCGCCAAAGTCGCCAAGGGCGAGATGAAGTGGTAA